One region of Streptomyces sp. CG4 genomic DNA includes:
- the tgmB gene encoding ATP-grasp ribosomal peptide maturase, with protein MTVLILTSDEDVTADMVVLRLREAGVPVVRLDPADLTKGVALSGEYVQGAYRGHLSVGGRLVTMSGLRSVWVRRPGEAAARAAQPSAWLTEESSQALYGMLRATDARWMNHPDAARRGRHKPWQLHLAQRSGLAVPATLITTFPQAAREFAERFPDLVVKPVSGAHPQEPPRAVPTSRVAPDADFSAVAFGPTLLQRRVTKRADIRLTVVGDTLLAARKPADPDAHPDDVDVRFAPSVSPWLPADVPARVTEGVRRYMRGAELAYGAFDFAEDTDGIWWFLECNQSGQFGFVEMDTGQPIAGTIAKWLAGDGDPDDRCAEGDRSAAS; from the coding sequence ATGACCGTGCTCATCCTGACCAGTGATGAAGACGTGACAGCGGACATGGTGGTCCTCCGGTTGAGGGAAGCCGGTGTGCCCGTCGTCCGGCTCGATCCCGCCGATCTGACCAAGGGGGTGGCGCTGTCGGGCGAGTACGTGCAGGGCGCCTACCGTGGGCATCTGTCCGTCGGCGGGCGCCTGGTGACCATGAGCGGTCTGCGCTCCGTCTGGGTGCGCCGGCCCGGGGAGGCGGCCGCTCGCGCCGCCCAGCCGTCCGCCTGGCTGACGGAGGAGTCGTCGCAGGCGCTGTACGGCATGCTGCGCGCCACCGACGCACGCTGGATGAACCATCCGGACGCGGCCCGCCGGGGTCGGCACAAGCCCTGGCAGCTGCACCTCGCACAGCGCAGCGGCCTCGCGGTGCCGGCCACACTGATCACAACGTTCCCGCAGGCGGCGCGGGAGTTCGCGGAGCGCTTCCCGGACCTGGTGGTCAAGCCGGTGTCCGGTGCGCACCCGCAGGAGCCGCCGCGTGCGGTGCCGACCAGCCGGGTCGCGCCGGACGCCGACTTCTCGGCGGTGGCCTTCGGTCCGACGCTGCTGCAGCGGCGGGTCACCAAGCGGGCCGACATCCGGCTCACCGTCGTCGGCGACACTCTGCTGGCCGCGCGCAAGCCCGCCGACCCCGACGCTCACCCGGACGATGTGGACGTCCGTTTCGCCCCCTCGGTCTCTCCCTGGCTGCCCGCGGACGTGCCCGCGCGCGTCACCGAGGGCGTGCGGCGGTATATGAGGGGCGCGGAACTGGCCTACGGCGCATTCGACTTCGCCGAGGACACCGACGGGATCTGGTGGTTCCTGGAGTGCAACCAGTCGGGCCAGTTCGGGTTCGTCGAGATGGACACAGGTCAGCCCATCGCCGGGACGATCGCCAAGTGGCTTGCGGGGGACGGGGACCCGGACGACAGGTGTGCGGAGGGCGACCGGAGCGCAGCCTCTTGA
- a CDS encoding class F sortase yields MAADPSPQTPAEPPEGGRSSGRGRLTLWGAAIVLLFVSVFGGHHGSDDTPRVSRAHAPQRTHHTGGSTPFKAQPQEHEVVNELPRSEPTRLLIPKISVDAPFTTLAMDASGTLKPPPAGDTNLVGWYSEGVSPGEIGTAIIAGHLDTTTSPAVFANLDDLTAGDEFTVQRADGRDADFVVDDAETYAKDNFPSNRVFGDAQRAEVRLITCAGPYDKAAKDYTNNLVVYAHLE; encoded by the coding sequence ATGGCAGCAGATCCCTCCCCCCAGACCCCCGCGGAACCGCCGGAGGGCGGGCGGAGTTCCGGCCGTGGGCGGCTGACGCTGTGGGGCGCGGCGATCGTCCTCCTCTTCGTCAGCGTGTTCGGCGGCCACCACGGCTCGGACGACACACCGCGGGTCTCCCGGGCCCACGCGCCGCAGCGTACCCATCACACGGGCGGGAGCACCCCGTTCAAAGCCCAACCGCAAGAGCACGAGGTGGTCAACGAACTGCCCAGATCCGAACCGACCCGCCTGCTCATCCCCAAGATCTCCGTGGACGCCCCCTTCACCACCCTGGCCATGGACGCCTCGGGTACGCTCAAGCCGCCACCGGCCGGTGACACCAACCTCGTCGGCTGGTACTCCGAGGGTGTCTCGCCCGGGGAGATCGGCACCGCGATCATCGCCGGGCACCTGGACACGACGACCTCCCCGGCCGTCTTCGCCAACCTCGACGACCTGACCGCGGGCGACGAGTTCACGGTGCAGCGCGCCGACGGACGCGATGCCGACTTCGTCGTGGACGACGCCGAGACCTACGCCAAGGACAACTTCCCCAGCAACCGCGTCTTCGGCGACGCCCAGCGCGCCGAGGTCCGGCTGATCACCTGTGCGGGGCCGTACGACAAGGCGGCGAAGGACTACACCAACAACCTCGTGGTCTACGCCCACCTGGAGTGA
- a CDS encoding WHG domain-containing protein, with protein MVRAGLSTGRLVRAGAELADEVGFEQVTVSALARRFDVKVASLYSHLKNSQDLKTRIALLALEELADRAADALAGRAGKDALTAFADVYRDYAREHPGRYAATRHPLDAEAAAASAGGRHAQMTRAILRGYDLAEPEQTHAVRLLGSVFHGYVGLELAGGFSHSAPDSQESWTRILDALDSLLRDWPTP; from the coding sequence ATGGTGCGCGCAGGCCTGTCCACCGGGCGTCTCGTCCGGGCCGGTGCCGAGCTGGCCGACGAGGTCGGCTTCGAGCAGGTGACCGTGTCCGCGCTGGCCCGGCGGTTCGACGTCAAGGTCGCGAGCCTGTACTCGCACCTGAAGAACTCCCAGGACCTCAAGACCCGGATCGCGTTGCTGGCGTTGGAGGAGCTGGCCGACCGCGCCGCCGACGCGCTCGCCGGCCGGGCCGGCAAGGACGCCCTCACCGCGTTCGCCGACGTGTACCGCGACTACGCCCGCGAGCATCCCGGCCGCTACGCGGCGACCCGTCACCCGCTGGATGCCGAGGCGGCGGCCGCGAGCGCGGGCGGCCGGCACGCGCAGATGACCCGCGCGATCCTGCGCGGCTACGACCTGGCCGAACCCGAACAGACCCACGCGGTCCGGCTCCTCGGCAGCGTCTTCCACGGCTACGTCGGCCTGGAGCTGGCCGGCGGATTCAGCCACAGCGCCCCCGACTCCCAGGAGTCCTGGACCCGGATCCTGGACGCCCTCGACTCCCTGCTGCGCGACTGGCCCACCCCCTGA
- a CDS encoding tRNA-dependent cyclodipeptide synthase — protein sequence MTTASVLMADVFEVQPYTTHCEVILGEGAHAVIGVSPGNSYFSARRLHDLARWGLDHFDRVDFVYTDLYVAEMYEASGYPPDEARRKAVKNLRGVRAKVRDAVAVADPEGLRLDWHPMSEFRTNPAYQEIHQQLKARLSSDGAFRAVCDALVNRFLSARGETPTERQRAVCLEYVCAEAPLFLDTPAILKVPSSLNCYHQLLPMAELLYSRGAGLRASRNQGHAIVTPAALEGAVA from the coding sequence TTGACCACAGCATCCGTGCTGATGGCCGACGTCTTCGAAGTCCAGCCGTACACCACCCACTGCGAAGTCATTCTGGGTGAGGGCGCACATGCCGTGATCGGTGTGTCCCCGGGCAACAGCTACTTCTCCGCCCGTCGCCTGCACGACCTCGCCCGCTGGGGACTGGACCACTTCGACAGGGTCGACTTCGTCTACACCGACCTGTACGTCGCCGAGATGTACGAGGCCTCCGGCTATCCGCCGGACGAAGCCCGGCGCAAGGCGGTGAAGAACCTGCGCGGTGTGCGCGCCAAGGTCCGGGACGCGGTGGCGGTGGCGGATCCGGAGGGACTGCGGCTGGACTGGCACCCGATGTCGGAGTTCCGTACCAACCCCGCGTACCAGGAAATCCACCAGCAGCTCAAGGCCCGCCTGTCGTCCGACGGTGCCTTCCGGGCTGTTTGCGATGCCTTGGTGAATCGTTTCCTCAGTGCACGGGGCGAGACGCCGACCGAACGTCAGCGTGCCGTGTGCCTGGAATACGTGTGCGCCGAGGCTCCGCTGTTCCTGGACACCCCCGCCATTCTCAAGGTGCCCTCCTCGCTCAACTGCTACCACCAACTGCTGCCGATGGCCGAGCTGTTGTACTCCCGCGGCGCCGGCCTGCGCGCCTCCCGCAACCAGGGTCACGCCATCGTCACCCCCGCTGCCCTGGAAGGAGCCGTGGCATGA
- a CDS encoding cytochrome P450, giving the protein MTAAPGTRTDAPHLLDFPFSWDGTQVPAEVEDIRAATPVRRVRTIAGAEAWLVSSYDLCAQVLKDDRFSLKDTSAPGVPRQYALTIPPEVVNNMGNITGAGLRRAVMKALNPKAPGLLEWLREEAHRLVDRMVADGPTVDLRAAFCDPYSAGMHCRILGIPQTEAPAFLRSLDIAFMNAPCPITGAKINWDRDIARMTALLDDPATHGLMGEIAALRDDPEYAHLSDEMLATVGVTMFGAGVISTSGFLAMALVYLLTHPIARDLLRDRPDLTGPGVEELLRVNLSIGDALPRLALEDVRLGDVDVKQGELVLVLVEGANLDPEKFPDPHRFDVHRDNTADHLSFGGGAHYCPATALGRAHARIALEVLLDRLPDLALAVPPGQLVWRTGFMKRIPERLPVTW; this is encoded by the coding sequence ATGACCGCCGCCCCCGGCACCCGCACCGACGCCCCGCACCTGCTCGATTTCCCGTTCTCCTGGGACGGCACCCAGGTCCCCGCCGAGGTCGAGGACATACGCGCCGCCACCCCCGTACGGCGCGTACGGACCATCGCCGGCGCCGAGGCCTGGCTGGTGTCGTCGTACGACCTGTGCGCGCAGGTTCTGAAGGACGACCGGTTCTCGCTGAAGGACACCTCCGCCCCCGGAGTGCCCCGGCAGTACGCGCTCACGATCCCGCCCGAGGTCGTGAACAACATGGGCAACATCACCGGCGCCGGGCTGCGCCGGGCGGTGATGAAGGCGCTCAACCCGAAAGCGCCCGGACTGCTGGAGTGGCTGCGCGAGGAAGCGCACCGGCTGGTGGACCGGATGGTGGCCGACGGCCCCACGGTCGATCTGCGCGCCGCGTTCTGCGATCCGTACTCGGCGGGCATGCACTGCCGCATCCTCGGCATCCCGCAGACCGAGGCCCCGGCCTTCCTGCGCAGCCTGGACATCGCCTTCATGAACGCGCCGTGCCCGATCACCGGCGCGAAGATCAACTGGGACCGGGACATCGCCCGGATGACGGCCCTGCTCGACGACCCGGCGACGCACGGCCTGATGGGCGAGATCGCCGCGCTGCGCGACGACCCCGAGTACGCGCATCTCAGCGACGAGATGCTGGCCACCGTCGGGGTCACCATGTTCGGCGCCGGTGTGATCTCCACCTCCGGTTTCCTCGCGATGGCCCTCGTCTATCTGCTCACTCATCCCATCGCCCGCGACCTCCTGCGGGACCGCCCCGACCTGACCGGCCCGGGCGTGGAGGAGCTGCTGCGGGTCAACCTCTCCATCGGGGACGCCCTGCCCCGCCTGGCGCTGGAGGACGTCCGGCTGGGTGACGTCGACGTGAAGCAGGGCGAACTCGTCCTGGTGCTGGTGGAGGGCGCGAACCTCGACCCCGAGAAGTTCCCCGACCCGCACCGCTTCGACGTCCACCGCGACAACACCGCCGACCACCTCTCCTTCGGCGGCGGCGCCCACTACTGCCCCGCGACCGCACTCGGCCGCGCGCACGCCCGGATCGCCCTGGAGGTCCTCCTCGACCGGCTCCCGGACCTCGCGCTCGCCGTACCGCCCGGCCAACTGGTCTGGCGCACCGGCTTCATGAAGCGGATCCCCGAGCGGCTGCCGGTGACCTGGTAG
- a CDS encoding PP2C family protein-serine/threonine phosphatase produces MRSVRGGVSRRNREERGWLRGAPPPRWVRVLPVLLLVAVACATLVTPHARDLGFLLGAIPPLAVLSYGPTATAVLGVGVVVVLNVPATHLNRPGNTDLLTIVFVAALSVFVSYVRSRRDAQLDTERAIGEAVQRAVMPPLPERVGSVGCAGFYRAAENGTLVGGDFFDVRAGPYGVRAVMGDVQGHGLAAVATVVSLLGAFREAVLDQPDLESVAARMDRRLAVDSTGVRNGELFATGVLLEFSSDGRAVRVVACGHPVPVLLHERHAVELTVAPGPPLGLGLVGVDPPKEVTVPLAPGDRLFLASDGVWEARNAARAFYPLPARLTALTGTVSAELPEVVWGDLARLRYEVRDDVTMLVLTPEPPAA; encoded by the coding sequence GTGAGATCGGTGCGCGGCGGGGTGTCGCGTCGGAACCGGGAGGAACGCGGCTGGTTGCGGGGCGCGCCGCCACCGCGCTGGGTACGGGTGCTGCCCGTGCTGCTGCTGGTGGCCGTCGCCTGCGCCACCCTGGTCACCCCCCACGCCCGCGATCTGGGCTTTCTGCTCGGGGCCATCCCGCCGCTGGCCGTCCTGTCGTACGGCCCGACGGCCACCGCGGTCCTCGGCGTCGGCGTGGTCGTGGTGCTGAACGTCCCGGCCACCCATCTCAACCGCCCCGGCAACACCGATCTGCTCACCATCGTCTTCGTGGCCGCCCTGAGCGTGTTCGTGTCGTATGTGCGCAGTCGCCGGGACGCCCAGCTGGACACGGAGCGGGCGATCGGTGAGGCGGTGCAGCGCGCCGTGATGCCGCCGCTGCCGGAGCGGGTCGGGAGCGTGGGGTGCGCGGGTTTCTACCGGGCCGCGGAGAACGGCACGCTGGTGGGCGGGGACTTCTTCGACGTGCGGGCCGGGCCGTACGGCGTGCGCGCGGTGATGGGCGATGTGCAGGGGCACGGGCTGGCGGCGGTCGCGACGGTGGTGTCGCTGCTGGGCGCGTTCCGGGAGGCCGTGCTGGACCAGCCGGACCTGGAGTCGGTCGCCGCGCGGATGGACCGCAGGCTGGCGGTGGACTCGACGGGCGTACGGAACGGGGAGTTGTTCGCCACCGGGGTACTGCTGGAGTTCTCCTCCGACGGGCGCGCGGTGCGTGTGGTGGCCTGCGGTCATCCGGTGCCCGTCCTGCTGCATGAGCGACACGCCGTGGAGCTGACGGTCGCGCCGGGCCCGCCGCTGGGGCTCGGGCTGGTCGGCGTCGACCCGCCGAAGGAGGTCACCGTGCCGCTCGCGCCGGGCGACCGGCTCTTTCTGGCCTCCGACGGGGTGTGGGAGGCGCGGAACGCCGCCCGCGCCTTCTATCCTCTGCCCGCGCGCCTGACCGCCCTGACCGGTACGGTCTCCGCCGAGCTGCCCGAGGTGGTGTGGGGGGACCTCGCGCGGCTGCGCTACGAGGTCCGGGACGACGTCACGATGCTGGTGCTGACACCCGAACCACCGGCCGCCTGA
- the tgmA gene encoding putative ATP-grasp-modified RiPP — MQPFTLNYARPTVQLDVTTPYAYDSGLQLNVLPDGRIAATDHVTMRALGTTTSTAGSKTHFDD; from the coding sequence ATGCAACCGTTCACGCTCAACTACGCGCGCCCCACTGTGCAGTTGGACGTCACCACTCCGTATGCGTACGACTCCGGACTGCAGTTGAACGTCCTCCCGGACGGGCGGATCGCCGCCACCGACCACGTGACCATGAGAGCTCTGGGGACCACGACGTCGACCGCCGGGTCCAAGACCCACTTCGACGACTGA
- a CDS encoding GNAT family N-acetyltransferase: MTALVIRTLDESSAHLFGTMPDPLAFQDKHRNTRYRPDWQRIAVRDGRTVARAAWWGGPEDPAPLLINWFDVAEGEEEAGAALLRTAPWLTDELELDLPSGWRTDPRLHAATDIRTAAARAAGYAPLVERFLYRWTPDRGLPERPGRLVFAPEPDDAVFFDLLRRIHSVTLDAHARRAAERGGAEMAAQQELDVLHWLPSPRTWWQIARTPEGETVGIHIPARNSSGPCVGFIGVVPEQRGHGYAYDLLAVCTHFLAGQGAEFIAAATDQTNFPMAAHFTTAGYPVVRERLSFCADPVVSAG, encoded by the coding sequence ATGACCGCCTTGGTCATCCGCACGCTCGACGAGAGCAGCGCCCACCTTTTCGGCACCATGCCCGACCCGCTGGCGTTCCAGGACAAGCACCGGAACACCCGCTACCGCCCCGACTGGCAGCGCATCGCCGTGCGCGACGGCCGTACCGTGGCCCGCGCCGCCTGGTGGGGCGGGCCCGAGGACCCCGCACCGCTCCTGATCAACTGGTTCGATGTGGCCGAGGGCGAGGAGGAGGCCGGAGCCGCACTCCTGCGCACGGCACCCTGGCTGACCGACGAACTCGAACTCGACCTGCCCTCCGGCTGGCGCACCGACCCCAGGCTGCATGCCGCCACAGACATCAGGACCGCTGCCGCGCGTGCCGCCGGCTATGCGCCGCTGGTGGAGCGCTTCCTGTACCGCTGGACCCCGGACCGGGGCCTGCCCGAGCGGCCCGGCCGCCTCGTCTTCGCCCCGGAGCCGGACGACGCCGTCTTCTTCGACCTGCTGCGCCGCATCCACTCCGTCACCCTCGACGCCCACGCCCGCCGGGCCGCCGAGCGCGGCGGCGCCGAGATGGCCGCACAGCAGGAACTGGACGTCCTCCACTGGCTTCCGTCCCCGCGCACGTGGTGGCAGATCGCCCGCACGCCCGAGGGCGAGACCGTCGGCATCCACATCCCGGCGCGCAATTCGTCCGGACCCTGCGTCGGCTTCATCGGAGTCGTGCCGGAACAGCGCGGGCACGGCTACGCCTACGACCTGCTCGCCGTGTGCACCCACTTCCTGGCCGGCCAGGGCGCCGAGTTCATCGCCGCCGCCACCGACCAGACCAACTTCCCCATGGCCGCCCACTTCACCACGGCCGGCTACCCCGTCGTGCGGGAGCGCCTCAGCTTCTGTGCCGACCCCGTTGTCAGTGCCGGGTGA
- a CDS encoding GDSL-type esterase/lipase family protein, whose protein sequence is MHTIPLTPDLLRGALDVERTGHGLLPHRLPARARAQCADPQLALAESQPSGVRLVFRTRATTIELDTLPTKRVYVGAPPRPEGCYDLIVDGRPAGSGLVAGGHTLTIDLATGTAAHRPGPVGTLRFSGLPGTVKDVEIWLPHNETTELVALRTDAPVEPVPDRGRTVWLHHGSSISHGSDAASPTTTWPALAASLGGAELINLGLGGSALLDPFTARALRDTPTDLISVKLGINVVNADLMRLRAFGPAVHGFLDTIRDGHPDIPLLVVSPILCPMHEDTPGPTLMDVSALHEGRLLFRATGDPAEQASGKLTLGVIREELARIVRARAAEDPHLHYLDGRELYGAADSGELPLPDGIHPDAAAHRRIGERFAARAFAPGGPFAEGAA, encoded by the coding sequence ATGCACACCATCCCGCTGACCCCCGACCTCCTGCGCGGCGCGCTGGACGTGGAACGCACCGGGCACGGACTGCTGCCGCACCGGCTGCCCGCCCGCGCCCGCGCACAGTGCGCCGACCCGCAGCTGGCCCTGGCGGAGTCCCAGCCCTCCGGCGTACGGCTGGTCTTCCGCACCCGTGCGACCACCATCGAGCTGGACACCCTGCCGACCAAGCGGGTCTACGTCGGCGCTCCGCCCCGTCCGGAGGGCTGCTACGACCTGATCGTCGACGGCCGTCCGGCCGGCAGCGGCCTAGTCGCCGGCGGCCACACGCTCACCATCGACCTGGCCACCGGCACCGCCGCGCACCGGCCGGGCCCCGTCGGCACCCTGCGCTTCAGCGGGCTGCCCGGCACCGTCAAGGACGTGGAGATCTGGCTGCCGCACAACGAGACGACCGAGCTGGTCGCGCTGCGCACCGACGCACCCGTGGAGCCCGTACCGGACCGGGGCCGCACGGTGTGGCTGCACCACGGCAGTTCGATCAGCCACGGCTCCGACGCCGCGAGCCCGACCACCACCTGGCCGGCGCTCGCCGCGTCCCTCGGCGGGGCGGAACTGATCAATCTGGGGCTGGGCGGCAGCGCGCTGCTCGACCCGTTCACCGCGCGCGCACTGCGCGACACGCCCACCGACCTGATCAGCGTCAAGCTCGGCATCAACGTGGTCAACGCCGATCTGATGCGGCTGCGCGCGTTCGGGCCCGCGGTGCACGGCTTCCTCGACACCATCCGTGACGGGCACCCCGACATCCCGCTGCTCGTCGTCTCGCCGATCCTGTGCCCGATGCACGAGGACACGCCGGGCCCCACCCTCATGGACGTCTCCGCCCTGCACGAGGGGCGACTGCTGTTCCGGGCGACCGGGGATCCGGCGGAGCAGGCGAGCGGGAAACTCACCCTGGGCGTCATCCGGGAGGAGCTGGCCCGGATCGTGCGCGCGCGAGCGGCCGAGGACCCGCACCTGCACTACCTCGACGGGCGTGAGCTGTACGGCGCGGCCGACTCCGGCGAACTGCCGCTGCCCGACGGCATCCACCCGGACGCCGCCGCGCACCGCCGCATCGGCGAGCGGTTCGCGGCGCGCGCGTTCGCTCCGGGCGGGCCCTTCGCGGAGGGCGCCGCCTGA
- a CDS encoding fructosamine kinase family protein has product MVNRDEAYEDPGRAASRLTGRPVTGARTASGSPAEVTLDGGDRVMVKRGDAPGAVRAEVAGLRWLAAADAVRVPAVLGHDERWMVTERVPTGRPDPTAALRFGRALAILHAAGAPHFGAAPPDGPEEAFIGLAPMRNAPGTDWPRWYAEYRVLPYVRGAVDRGTLRPDEAAVFERVCARLPDLAGPAEPPARLHGDLWNGNVLWGADGEVRLIDPAAHGGHRETDLAMLQLFGCPHLDRVLAGYEETAPLAPGRQDRVGVHQLFPLLVHAVLFGRGYAEQALTAARGALAA; this is encoded by the coding sequence GTGGTCAACCGAGACGAGGCATACGAGGATCCGGGCCGGGCGGCGTCCCGGCTCACCGGACGCCCGGTCACCGGGGCGCGGACCGCGTCCGGCTCGCCCGCCGAGGTCACCCTGGACGGCGGCGACCGCGTGATGGTCAAGCGCGGTGACGCGCCCGGGGCGGTACGGGCCGAGGTGGCCGGACTGCGCTGGCTGGCCGCGGCGGACGCGGTCCGGGTGCCGGCGGTGCTCGGTCACGACGAACGCTGGATGGTGACGGAGCGGGTGCCGACCGGGCGGCCGGATCCGACGGCGGCCCTCCGTTTCGGTCGGGCCCTCGCGATCCTGCACGCGGCCGGTGCACCGCATTTCGGGGCGGCACCGCCCGACGGCCCCGAGGAGGCGTTCATCGGCCTCGCCCCCATGCGCAACGCGCCGGGCACCGACTGGCCCCGCTGGTACGCCGAGTACCGCGTGCTCCCGTACGTACGCGGCGCGGTCGACCGCGGCACGCTCCGCCCGGACGAGGCGGCCGTCTTCGAGCGGGTCTGCGCACGGCTGCCGGATCTGGCGGGCCCCGCCGAGCCGCCCGCGCGGCTGCACGGCGACCTGTGGAACGGAAACGTGCTGTGGGGCGCCGACGGCGAGGTCCGGCTCATCGACCCGGCCGCGCACGGCGGACACCGGGAGACCGACCTGGCGATGCTCCAGCTGTTCGGCTGCCCTCATCTGGACCGGGTGCTCGCCGGGTACGAGGAGACGGCACCGCTCGCGCCCGGCCGACAGGACCGGGTGGGCGTGCATCAGCTCTTCCCGCTGCTGGTGCACGCGGTGCTGTTCGGCCGCGGGTATGCGGAACAGGCCCTGACGGCGGCGCGGGGCGCGCTCGCGGCGTGA
- a CDS encoding Gfo/Idh/MocA family protein, which produces MRIGLLGTGPWAQAAYAPALSGHPGVEFAGVWGRRPAAATALAGQYGVPAHDDVDALLAEVDAVAVALPPSVQAELAVRAARAGRHLLLDKPLGVAVAEGRAVVAAAERAGVASVVFFTARFQKEPEAWIEEQAAVAGWFTARAQWLGAVFTSDSPFAASPWRREKGALWDVGPHALSVLLPVLGDVRQVVSAAHGPSDTVHLVLDHATGASSTLTLSLTAPPAAAGADVELRGEAGVALMPGSSEGAVPALARAVDTLLTAARTGRPHACDAAFGLRVTEILATAQARLAADGD; this is translated from the coding sequence ATGCGCATCGGACTGCTGGGGACGGGCCCGTGGGCCCAGGCGGCGTACGCTCCCGCTCTCTCCGGGCATCCCGGCGTGGAGTTCGCCGGAGTGTGGGGCCGCCGGCCGGCGGCGGCCACGGCGCTGGCCGGGCAGTACGGCGTCCCCGCGCACGACGACGTGGACGCGCTGCTGGCCGAGGTGGACGCGGTGGCCGTGGCGCTGCCGCCGTCCGTGCAGGCCGAGTTGGCGGTGCGGGCGGCGCGGGCGGGCCGGCATCTGCTGCTGGACAAGCCACTCGGGGTGGCGGTCGCCGAGGGCCGGGCCGTGGTGGCCGCGGCGGAGCGGGCCGGGGTGGCCTCGGTGGTGTTCTTCACCGCCCGCTTCCAGAAGGAGCCGGAGGCCTGGATCGAGGAACAGGCGGCCGTGGCGGGCTGGTTCACGGCCCGCGCGCAGTGGCTGGGGGCCGTGTTCACCTCCGACAGTCCGTTCGCGGCCTCGCCGTGGCGGCGGGAGAAGGGCGCGCTGTGGGACGTCGGCCCGCACGCCCTGTCGGTGCTGCTGCCGGTCCTCGGCGACGTACGACAGGTGGTGTCGGCGGCGCACGGTCCCTCGGACACCGTGCACCTGGTCCTCGACCACGCCACGGGCGCGTCGAGCACGCTCACCCTGAGCCTGACGGCGCCGCCGGCGGCGGCCGGCGCCGATGTGGAGCTTCGGGGCGAGGCGGGCGTGGCGCTGATGCCGGGAAGCTCCGAGGGAGCGGTCCCGGCGCTGGCCCGGGCCGTCGACACCCTTCTGACGGCCGCCCGCACGGGCCGCCCGCACGCCTGCGACGCCGCGTTCGGCCTCCGCGTCACCGAAATCCTCGCAACGGCCCAGGCCCGCCTGGCAGCCGACGGCGACTAG
- a CDS encoding serine hydrolase domain-containing protein — protein sequence MSMSSARLRRGATIAVLAGTLAVPLTTGTASTIGTTGTAGAAPAAVPAALTADLPSPSSSEPAVRPLTPQVARQLDAAVQKVMHEANVPGVTVGIWTPGQPRYVRSFGVSDKSTGQKMTPDMYMRIGSETKTFTVTALLQLVDQKKVGLDDPIAKYIGGVPGENRITLRQLADMRSGLFNYTEDPDFFKALTSDPQRGFTPEQLLAYAFRHPVTFQPGQKFSYCNTNLILLGLVVEKVSGQHLGDYIKQHILDPAGMRHTLFPAGNELPAPHAQGYTRQTANGKEADAADWNPSWGWAAGAIISNLNDLRTWAPTVATGRFPGGQWMVSAATQKQRLITSQTGSVKGAGYGLGIFDVQGWIGHNGSLPGYESLTVYLPSTRTTLVALLNTDTGYRSQEPSTVLGKAITQVISPGHVYNLPVTRIG from the coding sequence ATGTCGATGTCGTCCGCACGCCTGCGCCGGGGGGCCACCATCGCCGTGCTGGCGGGAACACTGGCGGTGCCGCTCACCACCGGGACCGCGAGCACCATCGGCACCACCGGAACCGCGGGCGCGGCGCCCGCCGCCGTGCCGGCCGCGCTCACCGCGGACTTGCCGAGCCCCTCCTCCTCGGAGCCGGCCGTCCGTCCGCTCACCCCGCAGGTGGCGCGCCAACTCGACGCCGCCGTACAGAAGGTGATGCACGAGGCGAACGTGCCCGGCGTGACCGTCGGCATCTGGACGCCGGGACAGCCACGTTACGTCCGCTCGTTCGGGGTCTCCGACAAGAGCACGGGCCAGAAGATGACTCCGGACATGTACATGCGCATCGGCAGTGAGACGAAGACCTTCACCGTGACGGCGCTGCTGCAGCTGGTGGACCAGAAGAAGGTCGGCCTGGACGACCCGATCGCCAAGTACATCGGCGGCGTGCCCGGCGAGAACAGGATCACGCTGCGCCAACTGGCCGATATGCGCAGCGGACTGTTCAACTACACGGAAGACCCCGACTTCTTCAAGGCACTCACCTCCGACCCGCAACGCGGCTTCACGCCCGAGCAGTTGCTCGCCTACGCTTTCCGGCACCCGGTGACGTTCCAGCCCGGGCAGAAGTTCTCCTACTGCAACACCAATCTGATCCTGCTGGGATTGGTGGTGGAGAAGGTGAGCGGGCAGCACCTCGGGGACTACATCAAGCAGCACATCCTCGATCCGGCCGGCATGCGGCACACCCTCTTCCCAGCCGGCAACGAGCTCCCCGCCCCGCACGCGCAGGGCTACACGCGGCAGACGGCGAACGGCAAGGAGGCCGACGCGGCCGACTGGAATCCGTCCTGGGGCTGGGCGGCCGGCGCGATCATCTCGAACCTGAACGATCTGCGCACCTGGGCGCCCACGGTGGCCACGGGCCGATTCCCGGGCGGGCAGTGGATGGTCAGTGCCGCCACCCAGAAGCAGCGGCTGATCACATCGCAGACCGGCTCGGTCAAGGGCGCCGGGTACGGCCTGGGCATCTTCGACGTCCAGGGCTGGATCGGCCACAACGGCTCCCTGCCGGGCTACGAGTCGTTGACCGTCTACCTGCCGTCGACCCGGACGACGCTCGTCGCGCTCCTCAACACCGACACCGGCTACCGGTCCCAGGAGCCCAGCACCGTACTCGGCAAGGCGATCACTCAGGTCATCTCTCCCGGGCACGTGTACAACCTGCCGGTCACACGCATCGGTTGA